One Patescibacteria group bacterium genomic window, GCCACTCAAGCATTCGGAGATGGAATTTATTATATACATGTTCAGGCACAGGATAGTCTAAAAAACGTAAGTTTAGTTGAAACTGTTTATGCTGTTTTGGACAATACAGGGCCAACCATAACTATCTTTGGATTTAATCCAACATCAATATATCAATATTATACATATATAGATGAAGGTGCTATGGCAATAGATTCTATAGACAGTAGTCATACGACAATTCATGTTACAATGGAAAACGATGTTAATACCTCAATAATAGGAAATTATTCTGTTCAATATATAGCATCTGATAAATTAGGTAATATTAGTACGTCTACAAGAGTAGTAGATGTTTTAGTTAGACCATCAACAGGATCAGTAAATGGAATGATATAGATATTAATAAAGATAATAATATAGATAAAACTAAGAATGATAAAAATAATGTAAATAATAATGTTGAAAACATAATTAGTGAAGATAAAGATGTTGTTGTTGATGTTGAAAACATAATTAGTGAAGATAAAGATGTTGTTGTTGATGTTGAAAACATAATTAGTGAAGATAAAGATGTTGTTGTTGATGTTGAAAACATTGGTTTATTTATTAAATCACTAGATTCATCAACGGTTTATCTTTTAGATGAGAATAATATAAAACGTCCATATATAAATCAAGGGGTTTGGAGTTCTTATTTTGGTACGGATTATTCTCCTATAAGCATAGTTAATAAAACAGAAATTTTGAAT contains:
- a CDS encoding DUF5011 domain-containing protein, yielding MNILEFQKYKKLFNRKSLHLGNYALLFLVIFVLSISLLFKVPTDRSLITNALSKEGDSIDEGISIIPDKPLIVKGLSNDSIPTQSKTWTWSSDDVNAIYRYVINQNETHKFTDEKYGTTTTATQAFGDGIYYIHVQAQDSLKNVSLVETVYAVLDNTGPTITIFGFNPTSIYQYYTYIDEGAMAIDSIDSSHTTIHVTMENDVNTSIIGNYSVQYIASDKLGNISTSTRVVDVLVRPSTGSVNGMI